In Dehalobacter sp., the DNA window TTTCAATCTGCATATGCCTTACCTCTTTCTGTGACAAATGTTTTCCAGCCCTGATCCTGCAATGCTTCCCCAATATTGAAGATATCTTTGTCTCCGCGGCCGGACATATTGACAACGATGACATCTTCCGGTTTGGTGTCAGCAATTTCCTTGAAAATTCCGGCGAAAGCATGCGTGGATTCAAGCGCCGGTATCAGCCCTTCCTTGCTGATGATCAGTTTAAAGGCCTCAATGACTTCGGCATCTGTGGCGGCTAAAACCCGGACCCTCTTGGTTTCCGCCAGATGAGCCAGGATTGGTGATACACCGACATAATCAAGTCCGGCGGAAATGCTCCAGGTATCCAGCATCTGTCCGTCATCATCTTGGAGAAACAGTGTCTTGTAGCCCTGAGAGACGCCGGTTTTGGCTTTGGCATAAGCGATCCGCGAAGCATGCTTTCCGGAGGCTTCACCCTTGCCGCCCGCCTCGACGGCAACGAGTTCTACGCCGGGCTCCTGCAGAAACTCCACAAAAGCACCCATCGCATTGGAACCGCCGCCCAGACAGGCATAGATCCGGTCCGGATTTTTGCCGCAGATATCGTTGATTTGTTTTTTCATCTCTTTACTGATTACGGACTGAAAGAAAGTGACCATCTCCGGGAATGGCCTTGGTCCGCACGCCGTACCAAGTGCATAATGCGTGTTGTCAAAATTTCCTGCCCAGTCGCGAAGTGCTTCGTTAATGGCATCCTTAAGCGTTGCCGTACCGGTGGTAACGGGAACAACTTCAGCTCCGAGCTGTTTCATCCAGAAGACGTTGGCATATTGCCGTTCAGCATCTTCAGCTCCCATATAGATCGTCGCCTGAAATCCCATTTTCGCTGCCATGATCGCCGTTGCGACACCGTGCTGGCCTGCGCCGGTCTCAGCGATGACTCTGGTCTTGCCCAGTTTTTTCATGAGCAGGCCCTGCCCGAGCACATTATTGATTTTATGGGCGCCGGAATGATTCAAATCCTCCCGCTTGATAAAGATTTTGGCTTTACCAAAATACGCACTAAGCCCTGCCGCATACGTCAGCGGTGTCGGCCTGCCCGAAAAGTCCATCAGGAGGTTATAGTATTGCTTATAGAAGTCCTCGTCCCGCAATATTTCCTGAAAAGCCTGGTTCAGTTCATCGACAGCCGGTATCAGGATTTCCGGGACATATCTCCCGCCATAGGCGCCAAAATAGCCATTTTGACCTAGATAATTAATCATTTCGTTCTTCATACCTGCACCTCACTTTGAAAATGATTATAGATTCGGATCAGATCTTCGCCAGCCCCCTGGATACTATAGACAGGATGCTGGTTGAAAATCCCCGTTAAGAGCTGCTTCGGGCAGTACCCCCAAGAATGTTCGTCACCATCATGGATGTAGTAATCATTAATCAGCGCGAGTACAGGCTTTAAATCATAATTTTCTTTGCCAGCATAGGGCAAAAGACATTCCAGCGGACAGTTGCCGGCTCCCCTGCCCATCCCGTTGACACTCGCATCAAGGAAGTTAGCACCGCTTTCAATTGCCGTAATGGTGTTGGAGAAGGCCAGCTGCATGTTGTTGTGCACGTGAATTCCCACCTTTATACCGTTTAATTCTTCCTTGTACAGTGATACCAGCTTTTTGACATCCTCCGGATAAAGCGCCCCGTAACTGTCTACCACATAGACTGCCACTGCAGGGATTTGCGCTTTGATTTTTCTTAAGCCGCAAACGATTTCCGGGATTCTTTCTCTGGAAATTGCCATGATATTCAGGGTTGTCTCATAGCCTTTATTTTGCAGAAAGCGGACATCTTCGACGGCCTCTTCGATCTGGTCCAAATAGCAGGCAACCCGGCCCATGGTAAACGGTGACACATTGGCGTCTTCAACCGTTTGCCGGTCAAATCTGCCGACATCCACCATAAAAGCCAGTTTGGGGAGCCCCGGAATTCCTTGGATGATGCCACGTATCTCACTGTCATCACAGAATTTCAGTTTACCGTAGGCTGTCCGTTCATAATACGCGGGATCGGCTTTATACCCCAGCTCGAGATAATCAACCTTTGCTTCGGAAATCTTTTGCACATGATCTTTGATATACTTTTCCGGGAACCGGAAGTTGTTGGTCAATCCTCCGTCTCTGAGCGTGCAGTCCAGAATAGTCAGCTTACGCACAGCAGGCACCTCCTAATTTGTTCAAAACATTGGTGATGATCCGGAATCCCTTATCCTCATCCATCGACATGATGGATTCAGGGTGAAATTGGACCGCCAGAATGGTTTTGTCTTTGCTTTCAACCGCCATCACGACACCGTCTTCGCTCCAGGCCGTAACCTCAAGTTCCGACGGTACTTCTTCGGCAAACAGCGAATGATATCTGCCTACGCTTAGATTAGCCAAATTTTGAAAGATTACTGATCCCGGAGCTATTTTTAACACCGATTGTTTGCCATGCACTGGTACATCCAATACACCGAGCTTTCCGTTAAAGTATTCGACAATACCCTGCAGCCCCAGACAGACCCCAAAGAGAGGAATCCCTTTATCCAGACAGAGCCCGATTGTTTCTCTGAGTTTAAAATCAGACGGTTTGCCCGGGCCCGGGGATAGCACGACCAAATCATACCGTTCTTTTTTTAAGGCTTCTCTGGCCAGATGGTGCCGCATCGTGACCACCTGACAGCCGGCTTTACGGAAATAACCGGCCAGTGTATGCACGAAGGAGTCCTCATGATCGACCAGCAGTACCTGCAAAGGTACCTGTAAAA includes these proteins:
- the trpB gene encoding tryptophan synthase subunit beta; translated protein: MKNEMINYLGQNGYFGAYGGRYVPEILIPAVDELNQAFQEILRDEDFYKQYYNLLMDFSGRPTPLTYAAGLSAYFGKAKIFIKREDLNHSGAHKINNVLGQGLLMKKLGKTRVIAETGAGQHGVATAIMAAKMGFQATIYMGAEDAERQYANVFWMKQLGAEVVPVTTGTATLKDAINEALRDWAGNFDNTHYALGTACGPRPFPEMVTFFQSVISKEMKKQINDICGKNPDRIYACLGGGSNAMGAFVEFLQEPGVELVAVEAGGKGEASGKHASRIAYAKAKTGVSQGYKTLFLQDDDGQMLDTWSISAGLDYVGVSPILAHLAETKRVRVLAATDAEVIEAFKLIISKEGLIPALESTHAFAGIFKEIADTKPEDVIVVNMSGRGDKDIFNIGEALQDQGWKTFVTERGKAYAD
- a CDS encoding aldolase catalytic domain-containing protein; the encoded protein is MRKLTILDCTLRDGGLTNNFRFPEKYIKDHVQKISEAKVDYLELGYKADPAYYERTAYGKLKFCDDSEIRGIIQGIPGLPKLAFMVDVGRFDRQTVEDANVSPFTMGRVACYLDQIEEAVEDVRFLQNKGYETTLNIMAISRERIPEIVCGLRKIKAQIPAVAVYVVDSYGALYPEDVKKLVSLYKEELNGIKVGIHVHNNMQLAFSNTITAIESGANFLDASVNGMGRGAGNCPLECLLPYAGKENYDLKPVLALINDYYIHDGDEHSWGYCPKQLLTGIFNQHPVYSIQGAGEDLIRIYNHFQSEVQV